Sequence from the Notolabrus celidotus isolate fNotCel1 chromosome 14, fNotCel1.pri, whole genome shotgun sequence genome:
AGTAATCCCCTCCGTCAAACGAGAATCTATGCCTAGTTCGTGCCAGCTCATTAGGGAGCAATCCCATGTTGGCCAGGGTGCTTTTCTTGTCTTTGAGCCTGGGGGCCTCCTTGGTGCCAGCATTGGGGCCTATGAGACACAGGGACATGGTGGAGCCTGTGAGGCTACTGTCCGTCTGTGTGTCCTCAGACGGAGGGCCAGAGCGCTGTGCGTCCAGGCTGgttctcctcttcatcctgtcTACATTCAGCGGAGGCAGCTCAACCTCCAGGATGGCAGTAGTGGCTCCTGGCTCCTCCCTCTTCTCGTGGTCTGATCGCAGCACCAGTGCCATGCACTCTTTGGGCACCCCGGCCTCACGTTGGCCCTCGTCGGAGGGTTGCTTGGAGGCGGAGCGCTGCAGCCGCTGCTGGCTTCCGTTGGTCTGCGAGTGCATGCTGGAGCTGACCTTGGTCTTGCCGTCCTCTGGGCTGCTGTAGGCCTTATAACGGATCATCAGGATGATAATGAAAACCAGCACAGAAGCAACGATTATACCCCCAATAATGATGATCATGGTGCCTCCCAGGAACTGGCTGTGCATGAAGCGGCACTGGCTGACCTCGCTGGCCGTGTGAAACTGCACACATCCGACCACACGTGTGGCTGTTAATGATGTGATGCCGTCGTCATAAACCGCCAGCACGCAAAGGTCATACTCCCGCCCTGCGGCCAGATCATTGATTAAGAAGTTCTTGCTGGTAGATGGGATcattctgcagagagaggaaacatagAGCGTCAGTAGAAGATGTGGACGATTAATCATCAGAATTACAACGCCCACATTTACTGATTTGCATAGGGTGTATTAAATCACACAAAGGTGTCAGCTCCAcacaacaaaaagacaacagGGCCATCATAGCTCCTGCACTAAATATCACTCATTCTACTAGACACACataaaaagcacatttcattaaaagCTGACTTATGAGAGAGTATGCTCTATTACAAAACAGCAGTTAGAAGTTGCTTTGTTGGGTTTGTGTGTAAAATAACAGCAAGGGTAAACTGCAAGGTGATAAACACGGCAGAGGAGGCTCGTCGTCTAACGACATGCCACaactgctgcaggctgcaggacAAGTGATGCTGCCGCATGATATGCTGGCAATTTTCATGTGTGAATACCTAAGGTCACATTTAGTTGGCAGCTGCAACATTACAGTACTCTAAATACTGCAGAGGGAGAGGTATTGTCTTCAGGTCAACATTAGCGTTAATATAATTAGGAGCTTGTTCCTTCTCCCGGAAGGGGGACTCTGATGGTTATCATTTGTAGGTAATAATGTAGCACctaaagacaaaacaacactCAGCTCCATGCCTAAACCAGATGAGGAAATTATACAGAAGAGGGACTCATTATATCTTATAAAACCTAAAAAAAGAGGACTTTTATTAACTCGCTCTGTGCATACAGAAATCTGAATAAATCTGTCACCAGATTCAGTTCATGTGCGTCACATATTATATAAGATGGACATGAAACTTATTCTCACATCGGAAACTGTACTTTGAAAAGATATGCAGAGGTTTGAttcactgttttaaaaaaggcaggACTCTATTTCTATAACCATGAAGAGTTTTTAATTAGAAGTCAgatatattgatttttttgcattgtttcatGCAATTTCAAAGTTTGATCCAAAAGGTAACTGGACTGGGTTGTAGTCCTTGAAAATCTTCTTATCGCAAAAgcttctctgtttatttttttactctttctcTAATACACTACACAGGTACACAGAATTGCGGCTTACCTCTACCAActcatgtacagtatgttgacCTCGTGCTTGTGCAGTATTTCTCTCTATTTCTGTACCACTAAGCCATGGTCAAAAGTCCTTAGAGTACTCAAAGTATCctttttatgtgttttcatTGTATAAGCAGCTGTATGATCCCCTCTAACAGACTCTACCAGATACTATACAAAATGTTGAGCTCAAGTATTAATGGTGccaaagtgttttattattgtacTACACTACAATACATTCAATACGCTGGTATCATTATAAGCTCCTTTCTAGATAAAGATTATATGGACAATCagctgttaaaataaaatatagctCAACCTCTCGGACCACATGTTTTGAGGAACTAAGATACCATGTAGGTATAAGTCaggttgaaaatgaaaatgtggcACATTTAAAAGTATAAGAACAGAATTCTCAacagtttgtttctttattagtgTTTTCAGTGTATATGTCCACATTGACCTCCTGTGATAAAGAACATCAGTAACAGTGCTGTAATGCTGCTGTTGATCAAATCAGCAACTCACTGGTTACTTGTTAATTAACATTCATTAATATAACTCCTTACCAGTAATGAAGccattactttaaaaaattgATTCAtcactgtttgtgttgattgctATTCCTGCTTTTCAGAAGTTTAAATTGTGTTCAACTGCTGGCAACCAAGAGACAAGAATTGGTGCTCACAATGCTTAGCAGAGAGAGCTAACGGACGTTACAGTCAAACACTGGTTAAGTCTTGGTGTTAAGTATACGCTTTAATTAAAGGACTGTGCTTGGGTTCATTAAAAGGGAATTGCTCAGTTCATTCTCATTTTGCTAAAAATATACTTtaaagtttaataaaaaaaaaagtataaatatcGTGTCAGAACTTTGTCATTTTTtccactttcctctcctttcaatCATCCCATGAACTCTTACATTTATTTGGTGACCTCCTGACAGAAGTCAACCCTCAGGTGAGGTTCAGCTTGGACTAAGTGAAAACTGCCCAACCAtgaaaaatagttaaaaagacatgcaggggtgtgtccagaggggCACTCACAGGTGGCAGGGCCCCCCTTGAAACCTGATTGGCCCCCACAGGTGCTACCCAAAACTTCTAAACTCTGATTGGCTCTTTGCCTCAACAAAGGGGGAACTTATGCCAAATCAACTATTTGAGCTATGTTGCAACAGACTGCTTGTGGctttctttacagcagaatgtaGCACATTTTCTCTTGTTGGCACTTTAAATTGAAGACATGTATTTCATAAGACAGGTGAGTGGGAGAGGACTCAGTCCATCAAATTGCAAGTtaactcctgcacactgtccagtcgtaaaatacacatttatttgCAATATTTCAGTTCTAAAGCATTGCCAGGAAATGTGATTTTTACAGTCAGATCGATGCATAGTGTGCAGACGTTTGCTTGCAATATTTTAAATACTAAATTATGTTGttggacaaacatcttcttttgAGTCCTTTGAGAATTAAGCTGAAAAGATGGTAATCTTAACACTGTTGTGTtactctttaaaatgtaaacgcATACACAGGAAAATACCATCTGTGTGATACTTTGATGTTGGTAGTGAAAGCGGGTAAGAACAGTGGAGAtaaaaagggtaaataaatgctCTTCATTTCAGTCAGTGCCCCTGCTATCAAGGTTCACTCCTGCtgttatgaatgtttttattatcccCCTGTCCTTATTTTCTCTGACCGAATGCCTTCATGTCCTCAGTGCCCTGTGAGAGCCCTCACCAATCCCCACTCCCCGCCTAACCCTCCTTCACCCCCGATCTGTTTACTTAATCATGTATTCATGCtacctcttttctcttttattcattctCAATTCATCCCCCcctttttaaattctattcacCTTTTATTTTGCCCTCTTttgaatacatatttttaacCTAATATAGACATTCAAACCCGACTCGCGACAtactctcctctctttaacATATTCGTTTTCAAGTATAAAAGTACCTCCTAATGTTCTATCCCTTACTATCCCGTATTTATtgtctgtctgttgttttgtttgttcacttgtctttttttgcttggaagactttctgtttgtttgtgtccccAAAGTGTTGCCGTTGTCCTTACAGTTGTTACAATTTTGATACTTAGGcatttttcgactgcaggaacttccccccggaactagggacttcacccctgaactacatgcgtttcaaccggagcaaccagggtctaaattaaaTTCAGGGGTAAATAAtcccccccctgaaaagcccctgcttggtggatagtacttttcaaaggtacTGGGACTTTCGATTGAACgttacggtgtttgtggagtttacacagttgttgaaacacagagggagttcctgggaatgcatactagtttagttttctattaagatttcaaaatattatttaatataattttttttcaccaaacgtcactggcctgatttgcacaatctacccgggacttcagcctgcgggcgaaatgcagacaacaatgggggcacaggaaccttttagtcccggggaaagtagttctggggtctAAAAGCCTCCAGAACTCTTTGTCGAAATATACcttttgtcacttttttccCCAGTCCGTGTACAGCACCTTGCATAATTAAACATATTCCTTTTttcaagaatgtttttatgGTGTTCTTTTTTATCTTATATTAATTTGTCTTTATCATAATGTATAGGTTTattcttctgtttgtgttgtctgATGTTtctaatgtattttttaaaataagatgtattaTGCTTATCTAGAGATAGCCATTGCAAGTTAACTTAGGCTAAAAGCTAATGGACGTAGAGTATCAGTTCACACACATTTCCAATCACAAATGATCTTTTCATAAATGTGCAAGCGTAATGTCAACCAAACTTACTCTTGTTTACAACTGCTTGATGCATCAGTGCTAAGAACATTATAGTGTCAGATGTAATCGCATATAAATCAACACAGACATTTTTCTGCAGAATGAGTATGTTATATTTCAGTGCACTGGTACATTGTGGCTATGAAAAATTCAATAATTTCACAGGAGTCAAATTTTGAATGTAAGACCCTGACTTGTAACGGATTATCTTAAAGGTGTGTTATTTCTTCTTTACCTTAAGCAAATGATGTGTACCTCTTCCACCACTGCAGCCAAGCCTTTCATTAGACAACCACATCTAATCACACTCTGTGTTTCTACCAATTACTGCAGACACTTGCTAATGATACAAACAGTTACATGCAGTGAAGTAGTCAGCCCTCGTGTTAccgtttattgttgttttatgttttaatgatgcTAAGGGCTCTTTAGCTCTGAGTGCTCAACTCCAATTTACTCAAATATCAGAGACAGTAAATTATTTATTGACTCTATAAATATCTTAAGTGTACTGTCCATTTAAAGcatactgtttttttaaatgaatgaaatattcCTCCTTAATGTATCCCCTGGATTGCACTTTAAGAGCTCTGCTTATTTTTGGACATACTTAATCAATTTGCAACGTTGGGATCTGTCAGTCTGCCACAACCTACCGCTGTGTCATCCAGCAGATGGTAACTCCAGATGTCTCACCTTTCCTCATGTCCCTGCTCCTCCAACAACCCCCTCTCACTCCCTCCTTCCACCATAACTTACCTGTACACCAAAGTATCATCTGCTGTGCTGTTGTACTGGATCTGGTACATCCTTATGCCGGGGATGTGGCGCTCAGATGGCCAGCGGATCACGGCTGAGGAGGAGGTCAGCTCGGAGACCATCACCCTCCTGTCCTGCTTGTCGTAGCCCTTGGTGTCGTTGCCAGATTTGGAGGAGGTTGTGATGTCTGAGAGGCCGGGGTCTTCGCGCATGTGGCCCGTGTTGTTCACAAACAAGGGTAAGGGGATCATGTTGATCTCGACAGCAGCTGTAGCGATGCCTGCGGCATTGGACGCCACACAATTGAAAGCCCCACTGTCCTTGAGCGTGGTGATGAGAATATCAAGGGTACCATTATCATACAGGATGGTGCGCGAGTTATTATGCACCAGCTTGCCGTCTGGAGACCGCCAGTGAATATCTGGGTCCGGATCGCCTACGGCTTTGCATTTAAGAGTcactccctgcccttccatcaCATAGGGCTTAGTGGAGAGATGTTTGGTGATCAGTGGAGGCTCACagataaactcctcctcctgtattGACCAGAAATATTTATCCATGAGGTGTTCAGGGGAGGCACAGGTCTCAAGGTCATCCTCTCTTGTCAGCCTACGGAGCCACAGAAGCTCACAGTTACAGTGAAGCGGGTTTCCTCCAAAGCTCACAGCCAGTGTGGATGAGCTGGAGCCCTTGGCGTCCGACAGCACCTGAGCGTGCTGCAACAGACTGTCTGGCGGCAGCTTCTGCAGCCTGTTGGAGGTCATGTCTAGGCGGACCAGCTTGGTAAGCAGTGAAAATGTTCCAGCTCCAATGTGGTCAATCAGGTTGTGGTCCAGAGTGAGCGTGTTAATGTTGGTCATCCTGGCTATAGCCTCCCAGGGGAGCGTGCGCAGGTTATTGTTGGACAGATCCAAGTCCTCGATTGTGGCAACAAACTCATCGAAGGAGCTCGGAGCCACGAGGTGGATCTGGTTGTTCCCGAGGATGAGGTGACGCAGATTGATGAGGCCTTTAAAGTGGTCGCTTTTTATCGCACTGAGGCGGTTTCCGTCCATGTGGAGCGCCCGTAGAGACCGCAGGCCGAGGAAGGCATGAGGGACGATCTGGCTTATGGTGTTTCGAGATAAAGTGAGGTGGACCAGGCTAGTCATGTTGTGAAAGTCTTTTCTGCGGATGATGGTGATGAAGTTGTCAGTGAGCCGCAGCTCTACGGTCTTGCGGTCGATGGTGGGGGGGACAAACAGCAGACCGGTTTTGGCGCAGAGCAGGGTCAGAGTTGGGGAGAGGTGCTGGCAGATGCAGCGGCCCGGGCAGCTGTAACCCTCCACCAGAGCCGCACAGAGCAGCACGCACACAACCAGCCGCTCCATTGTTGATCCACTTCCAGGTCCTGTGTGAAGACAGACAAATAGGAGAGTCAAAAATAGGGATTTTTGAATTAATAAATAGCATTGTAGTCTTTATAAGAGCCTGCTGCAGAAATCCACAGTGCGACCTAGATTGGTGAGACTGCAAGAGAGGTATCAATCACAAAATGAAATGGAGCTTTACAGAAATAATGGCACCTGGGATGATGAAAGGCTGCACCAACACCGTCAGAAGCCAATGTCTCTGTAGTCTTTTCATGAAaataacagaatgtttttttctgtgtaacCAGACTGCATCATGGCTGAAACATATCATTTCTTGACTggccacaggacagtttttctATTTTGCGGTCACAACACATGCACATTTCCATCATATGACAagtcttgtgtgtttttctcgCCCTGGATTTCACATCGGGAAGGAGAACTAAAGGCAGAAAAGGGCACCAGCCAACAGAGCTCAAGGTTTTTCATGACCTTttcatgcttcctgctctcccTCTGCTGCAGAGACGTGCTGCGGAATTAGACAGAGAGCTGTCATGTTAATCAGGCCAACAAAAAGTTGGAAAAGGTGAATGCGGAGGAAAGACGTCTTGTTTTTCGATGGAGGCTCTGAGGATGCTCCGATTCTCTGATTCCCATTTAGAGGTATTGATTTCAGGCTCGGAGAGAACACGCCTGTGGTGACAGGAGTAAAAAGTGATGCTTTGAAACAATAACCATCAGAGACCCCAGTGGAACACAAAACGGTGATGTGTGGATGATGACACTGCCAGTGGTTTTACCCTCTTTGGCATCCATCTTGATTGCTAATGCCTTAAGCCTCTCTGTTGATGAGAGAGCCTGTTAACGGCGATAAAGCAGAGAGATGACAACTGTCTTTTCTCATCTAGCTTTAGAGAACGAGTGCAGCCCACTGCCCCATCCAGGCCCTCAGGGGGACACTTTTGATCCCTGCCAGATCCAATGTGTCAATCAACTgcagtgtgtctctgtcagaGGTCCAGTGAAATTATTTTCATCTGCCCAGGAGAAGCTGCCGGAGACTTTTTGCTGGAATTAAGTCTGCTTTCTTTAACCAGGGCACATCTAGATTGTCATGACTAATTTTAGAGCCTCTTTATCTACATTTCACCATGTTGAGGTGGTGCTGACATCCTTAACACCACCGATTATTGCCCCCCCATCCCTCCCTCACTGGGCCCAGAGCAAAAACACCTGATTCTCACACTACAAAAACACGTAATTTTAAGTTAATTTCAAAGTGCTGAGAATGTTTTAAATTCCACATGTCAAATTTGAAGAATAAAATACACGCCAagttctcctctccctctcctcatctCCCAAGCTTCACCTTATTCATATGCCTTGCACAAAGAGTGTTTTCAGCCAAACAAACTTGGTCTGATGAGAGTTGTTATGAATTTTCCAGACAGACGGAGAAGTGAGAAAGTGAGAAGTGCTGTCTTTTTATATCAGCCTGCATTGCAATTCTCAGCCAGCAATGAAAAGTCCCAGTTGTggttgcttctttttttttcccgctcccttgcacacacaaacatacacacaaacacacacaaatatacacacactctctcacttcTGTCTGGCTACTGTCTAGCAGACACAGGGCATCTTGTTAAGTATGAAATACTGCTGTCCAATCAGAGCTTTCATTAAAATCTGGGTTTGTGTGATGTCATTTTTGAAAGAAGGGGGGATGGAACAGCTTGAAGCTTGATTTTAGACCAGTGGGACATTTTCCAAAGCTCGTTGACCAAATTTACTCAACACTGACAGTTGGACTACTTCTACTTTACTCCACCTTCTGTTAGAGCCTATCTAAAAAACTAGACCCTgctttgtgtttacattccctTTCTTATTTGCTCCTTCTCTGCAGGCTTTCTTTTAACCTAAGCCTCTGAAATAGAACTACTGTAAGGGTTtgatatatgaaaaaaaaatccctgtgCAATTTATTCAACACAAAGATACATAAGGAAGGAATAATACAACTTGCACACATTGTTATTTTCTGCACTCTGTCACATTTTTAGAGATTAAACCTTTTTCCTTgtgcagaaacaaacaagggCTGGTTCACTGTGTGAGAAAATTTCCAAACCCCCCAGagagaatttatttatttagcaacGCTCCTTTATTGTTGGTTGCACAGTGTGCCTGCCTTGTCTAAATTAATTCCccaaattttccttttttaaacatgctGGGAAAGCTATGACTGTAGCTGTGCAGATGATGCTCTCTGTTTAATAAAGTCCTCCAAAAGAGCTACAGAAAGGGTGAGAGGATTTCAACAGAGCTGTGATCTTTGCTTTAGATTTGATTTAATATTGTTGCCCGACTTTATTAAGTTTCAGCAAAACAGTGACCATGCGTGATTGTGTTAGTTTTCAGATGGTAACTAGGCCACAAAGTTCACGGTTTCTCAGAGGACCATCTGTGCCGGAGCATTTTTCTGCCACACCGTTGAGGATACTCTATTGATCTTTCAGCTTCTCAGAGAAGGATGGGGGGGAAGGCAGAGGGGGGGAACGTTGTTGCCACGGCAACTCTGGTGTAGAATGTAGGTCTTTGAATTGCATTAGGATGATGTTGAGCTGCAAAAAGCTAGGCTTCAGTCTTAATGGGGAGCAGGGAAGGTAAGGAGGGACGTGAACAGATGTAGCAATGGCCCagtaaatgaaaggaaaagggcaGCTCCGCCTCACGtttctatttctgttttattgcttaaTTTTAGCAGCAGTGGCCACCAAATCGATACGTGGACAACAAGGAGAGgacaacagggtgagcaggagtTTAGGGTAGTTTGATAGTTAGTGTGAGTGAGCACAACCTTTCACTGGGGACACAGGAAACCTGGACAGATCTATCTTTAGATAAGAACAGCTGGTTTTCATATTCCAGCACATCCAGACTCAAATGAGgggaaaacaacacatttacatACAGCCACGCAGACAGTAATACCTCTCAGACATGTGTTTTACATTCCCTGTATGCAGACAGATAGAAAAATGCTAATACTTCATGTATATGTGCTTTGCATATGAAGCTGTGAAACATTTGCAAACTGCTTGAACTTTGAAGCATCGCAAACCTGTTCCCCGTGTTCCCAGAAGTGAACTTTATTTAGAAACTTTAATTAAAGTTGATCCCTGTTTACTTTGGAGCATTGTGAGATGAGCTGTATAACTCATTATAATGGAAATGTGAAGATTTGGGACCCTGTAAGCCACCCAGGAGTGTACCTGACATTCAATACTATGCTCAGGTTTTCTAAATTTGGATCCATCCCACATTCAACAATCCTTCGAGCTTCCTTTGACATTTGTTGCCCTTGGCTACAGAAAGGTTGATTTAATAGGATTTGAATGGATAAAAGACCCCGCAGACCTGCAAAGACAACCTGAGAATGAGATCTGAAAAACAGTAATTGTCTCAACTTTCAGCCAGTGTCAAAAAATAACGTGAGAAAGGGAACTTTTATGATGAATCTAATCAGACTTTAGGCGTTTTATCAGTCTGAAAACTTAGAAATCATTCTGcagaacaatttaaaaaagatacaAATGCAGTTTATACACTATGCAAGTCTCTTCTTTcagagtattttttaaaattctgtgAAATTCAGacatctgcaaacacaaagtTGCATAAAATCTCTGTGTATTTCTTTCCTTGCTACCACCCTAATGCAGCTTTAATAGCATATCTGAAGAAAATTCAGACACATCTGACAGTAGTGCTCTGATGACTGATGACTCTCATCTATATTAGGCGATCTGTATTAGAGGTGTGTTCGAGTGGGTGGGAAAACAAGCGTGAATATAAGGGAGTTGATTTAGATGCTGGAGGGTGTGTGAGATAACAAGCTGTTGTTTCTTCACAGTGGTGGCACTTGGGGGAGAGAGGATGATGACTAACTTCATCTGTTTGTCTTCAGAGCAGACAGGCACACTCTGTAGGGGTGGATATCTGAGGTCAGATACCTGCTCAGGCAAAGACAGTATGGATTTGAGTTTGATGGTGTGCTAATTTGTAAGATTTGTGATTCTTTACTGTAACCAGTGTTTCTTGTTCTGGGTGTGTTGTGGTTACTTTTATCCTCTCTTAGTGAAATAGACTGTACTCTTTGCATGAAGGGTTCACGATAAATGGGAGCTGAAA
This genomic interval carries:
- the lrfn1 gene encoding leucine-rich repeat and fibronectin type III domain-containing protein 1; amino-acid sequence: MERLVVCVLLCAALVEGYSCPGRCICQHLSPTLTLLCAKTGLLFVPPTIDRKTVELRLTDNFITIIRRKDFHNMTSLVHLTLSRNTISQIVPHAFLGLRSLRALHMDGNRLSAIKSDHFKGLINLRHLILGNNQIHLVAPSSFDEFVATIEDLDLSNNNLRTLPWEAIARMTNINTLTLDHNLIDHIGAGTFSLLTKLVRLDMTSNRLQKLPPDSLLQHAQVLSDAKGSSSSTLAVSFGGNPLHCNCELLWLRRLTREDDLETCASPEHLMDKYFWSIQEEEFICEPPLITKHLSTKPYVMEGQGVTLKCKAVGDPDPDIHWRSPDGKLVHNNSRTILYDNGTLDILITTLKDSGAFNCVASNAAGIATAAVEINMIPLPLFVNNTGHMREDPGLSDITTSSKSGNDTKGYDKQDRRVMVSELTSSSAVIRWPSERHIPGIRMYQIQYNSTADDTLVYRMIPSTSKNFLINDLAAGREYDLCVLAVYDDGITSLTATRVVGCVQFHTASEVSQCRFMHSQFLGGTMIIIIGGIIVASVLVFIIILMIRYKAYSSPEDGKTKVSSSMHSQTNGSQQRLQRSASKQPSDEGQREAGVPKECMALVLRSDHEKREEPGATTAILEVELPPLNVDRMKRRTSLDAQRSGPPSEDTQTDSSLTGSTMSLCLIGPNAGTKEAPRLKDKKSTLANMGLLPNELARTRHRFSFDGGDYSIFQSHSYPRRARTRWNKSTNQIDIDTSSPLANRRVTFSSTEWMLESTV